The Sandaracinus amylolyticus genomic interval CGAGCAGCAGGGCGAAGCCGCGCTCGAGCGCGCGCCGGGCGTCACGGTGCAGCCCCGCGAGGCGCTCTTCGCGGTGAAGTGCGACGTGCTCGTCCCCGGCGCGCGGCCCGACGCGATCCATCGCGGGAACGTCGACGCGATCGAGGCGTCGCTCGTCGTGCCGGGATCGAACGTCCCGTACGCCGAGGGCACGCTCGAGGCGCTCCACGCGCGCGGCGTCGTCGCGATCCCCGACTTCGTCGCCAACGCGGGCGGCGTGCTCGCGACGATCTGCGCGCTCCAGGGCCTCGACGAGAGCACCGCGCACGGCCTGGTGGGCGACTTGATCGGTCGCAACGTGCAGCGCGTGATGAAGCGCGCGCAGGAGAAGAACGTCCACCCCTACGCCGCCGCGATCGAGATCGCGCGCGAGCAGATCGCGAACCGTTGACCTTCGAACGAGACGACAAGCGCATGAAGCTCCGAGCCCACGTCTTCCTCACCGCCCTCGGCGCGAGCTCGCTCGCGATCGCGCTCCTCGCGAGCGCGCAGGCGCAGCCGACCACCGCGCCGTCGACGCCGCCGACGCTCGACGGCGAGTGGGTGCTCGCAGTCTCCGAGGACCAGGCGCGGCAGCGCCTCGATCGTGCGATCGAGACCGCCACCGACGGCATGCCGCCGATCGCCGACGGAATGGCCGCGTCGGCGCTGCGCGAGCGCACGCCGATCATCGCGCGCGTGGTCATCAGCTCGAGCCCGCAGCGCATCCGCGTGCACCTCGACGAGCGTCGCTACGAGACCGCGCCGGGCCACCCCGAGGCCGCGCCCACCGCGAGCACGAGCGAGGATCGCGTGCGCGTGGTGCACCACTTCCGCGAGGGCGCGCTCGAGCAGGTCTTCACGACCGAGCGCGGCCGGCGCTGGAACACGTTCCGCCTCGGCGAGGACGGTCGCACGATGACGCTGAGCGTCGTGGTGCAGTCGAGCAGCCTGCCCGCACCGGTGCGCTTCTCGCTGCCCTATCGTCGCGCGTCCTGACGCCCGCGCGGCCGCTCGAGCTGGTGCTCCACGCCCGCGAGCACGAGCTCGAGCGAGGTCGCGAACATCGCGTCGAGATCGATCGCGCGCAGGCGCGGGAGGGCGCGCCGCAGCGCGGGCAGCTCGCGTGACGGCATCGTCTCCGCGAGCGCGACGAAGGGCGGCGGACCTTCCACGTGCTGTCTGCGCCATCGATCCTCGCGCCGGATCGCGCCGGCGAGCCACGAGAAGAACGTGTTGTGCACGTCGGTCGCCGCGGCCCATCCGAGCCCGGCGTCGTGCAGCGTGGCGACCGTCGCGTCGAGGATGCGCAGCGCGCTCGGCACCGCAGGACCTTCGTCGAGCAGCACGTCCATCACGCCGGGGTGCTCGAGCCCGACGCAGCGCGTGCGGTGCGCGACCTCGCGCAGCCAGGGCACCGGCGCGAGCGTGCGCTCCGGCAGCTCGATGCGCGCGACCACGCGATCGACGACGAGGTGCACCAGCGCGTCGCGGTCCTTCACGTGGTGGTAGATCGCCATCGGCGTCGCCTCGAGCGCCTCGGCGATCGCGCGCATCGTGAGCGCATCGAGCCCGTGCTCGCGGACCAGCTCGCACGCGCGATCGACGATCACCTCGATCGACAGGCGCGCCGGCCGACCGGGCGCTCGGGGCTCTCGACGCATCGCCCGGAGAATACCCGGGAACTTTCCCCGCGCGGCGTTTTCTTACGCAGTACGAAAATCAGCGGAGGAGCGTCTCGTGGGTGGAATCAGCGTGGGTGGTGGAGGGCACGGCAACCGGAAGAGCGTCGACGCGGAGGTGTCGTTGATGCCGACGATCGATCTCTTGCTGTGCTGCATCATGTTCTTGCTCGTGACCGCGGTCTGGAGCCGGCTCGGCCGGCTCGACGTGGATCAACGCGCCGCGGCGGGCAGCGCGATGGACGCGCCGGCGGTCGATCGCATCGTCGTGTACCTCCAGATCCGCGCGAGCGGGTTCACGCTGGGCTCGACCGCGGGCGAGCAGGTCGAGATCCCGAGCGGCAGCGGTGGGTACGATCTCGAGGGACTGCACGCGCGGCTCGCGGAGCGCCAGCTCGCCGCGCCCGATCACGACGATCTCGTCGTCGCGCCCGACGACGGCGTCACGTACGAGCACGTGATCGCCGCCGTCGACACCGCGGTCACGGCAGGGTTCACCGGCGTGACGCTCTCGGATCAGCCGCCGCGATGACGTAGCCTCGCGCATCGTGAGCTCTCACGAACACGCCGAGCGCCTCGCGCCCTTCGTCGCGATGGCGCTCGGCTGCGTGCACCGCGCGTATCCGAATCAGATCGCGCACGTGCTGCGCGACGACGCCGACGCGCGTCCGCCGCGCGCGCTGACGCCGGTCTTCTACGGCTGTTACGACTGGCACTCCGCGGTGCACGGGCACTGGCTGCTCGCGCGCGCGTCGCGGCACTTCCCCGACGCGCCGTTCGCCGCGCCGGCGCGCGCCGCGCTCCACACGAGCCTCACGACCGCCGGCGTCACCGGAGAGGTCGAGTACCTGCGCGATCGCCCCACGTTCGAGCGCCCCTACGGGCTCGCGTGGCTCTTCACGCTGCAGGCCGAGCTCGCGCAGCTCGACGGCGCGCTCGCGGCGACGCTGGCGCCGCTCACCGCGGTCGCGCGCGAGCACCTCGTGCGCTGGCTTCCGAAGCTCTCGACGCCGACCCGCGTCGGCACCCACGCGCAGACCGCGTTCGCGCTCGGCCTCGTGCTCGATGCGGCGCGCGTGCTCCGCGACGCCGAGCTCGCGGCGCTCGTCACCGCGCGCGCCCTCGACTACTTCGGCGACGATCGCGACCACGCGCTGCACCTCGAGCCGGGCGGCGAGGACTTCCTCAGCCCGAGCCTCGGGAGCGCGGACCTGATGGCGCGCGTCCTCGCGCCCGCGACGTTCGCGACGTGGCTCTCGCGCGTCCTGCCCGACGACGCGCCCGCGCGCTTGGTCCCGGCGCGCGTGACCGATCCCACCGATGGACGGCTCGCGCACCTCGACGGGCTCAACCTCAGCCGCGCATGGATGCTCGAGCGCATCGCCGGTGCGCTCCCCGACGACGACGCGCGACGTGCCGCGTACGTCGCGTGCTCGAGCGCGCACCGCGACGTCGCGCTCGCCGCGATCGACGGAGCGCACTACGCGGGCAGCCACTGGCTCGGCACCTTCGCGTGCTACCTGCTCACTCGCTGAGCGCTGTTGCAATCGCTTGCCACACGGCGTGCGAGCGCGAATCGAAAACGGAGACGGGGCCTCCCGACTGAGCTGACGAAGGAGGCCTCCGAATGCACCGTCGTCTCTCGTCGCTCGTGCTCCCGATCACTCTCGCCGCCGCGCTCGCTGCGTGCGCGAGCCCCGACACATCGCCCTGCGGTCCCGGTGAGGCCGTGCGCTCGAGCGAGCGCGACGCGTGCGTGTACGAGGCCGCGATCGTCATCGAGAGCGGCTTCTCGTGCCCGGCGTTCGCGCCCCACCTGATCACGCTCGGCGATCTCGCTGCGTGCGTCGACCGCTTGCCCGAATCGCCGCACGAGCGCGAGCAGCTCTGCCGCTTGATGGGCGCGCGCTGCGGCGCGACGCCGACGACCCCGCGCGAAGAGACCACGACCGGCGACGCGTGCACGCAGCGCGACGTGCCCGACGACGGCGTCCACCCGAGAGAGGTCCTGCTCGAGACGCTGCACGACGAGTGTGTCGACGCGCCCGGCGTGACCGCCGGCTGCATCGACGACGGGCGCGACGACGCCCCGGCGTTCTGCACCTGTCGCTGCGACGCGCCCGACGGCAGCGATGTGCCGACCTGCGCGTGCCCGTCCGGGACGGTCTGCGAGCCCGAGCTCTTCGTGGGCGGTGAGCTCGCCGGCGGCTACTGCGTGCGCACCTGAGCGCGCGCCGTCCGCTCCTCGCTGACCGAGCACCACGCGATCGACGCGACGCCGGCATCCTCCGCCGCGCTCGCGTCGATCGCGACCACGTCGTCGCGAAGCG includes:
- a CDS encoding TetR/AcrR family transcriptional regulator, with amino-acid sequence MRREPRAPGRPARLSIEVIVDRACELVREHGLDALTMRAIAEALEATPMAIYHHVKDRDALVHLVVDRVVARIELPERTLAPVPWLREVAHRTRCVGLEHPGVMDVLLDEGPAVPSALRILDATVATLHDAGLGWAAATDVHNTFFSWLAGAIRREDRWRRQHVEGPPPFVALAETMPSRELPALRRALPRLRAIDLDAMFATSLELVLAGVEHQLERPRGRQDARR
- a CDS encoding ExbD/TolR family protein, giving the protein MGGISVGGGGHGNRKSVDAEVSLMPTIDLLLCCIMFLLVTAVWSRLGRLDVDQRAAAGSAMDAPAVDRIVVYLQIRASGFTLGSTAGEQVEIPSGSGGYDLEGLHARLAERQLAAPDHDDLVVAPDDGVTYEHVIAAVDTAVTAGFTGVTLSDQPPR
- a CDS encoding DUF2891 domain-containing protein, producing MSSHEHAERLAPFVAMALGCVHRAYPNQIAHVLRDDADARPPRALTPVFYGCYDWHSAVHGHWLLARASRHFPDAPFAAPARAALHTSLTTAGVTGEVEYLRDRPTFERPYGLAWLFTLQAELAQLDGALAATLAPLTAVAREHLVRWLPKLSTPTRVGTHAQTAFALGLVLDAARVLRDAELAALVTARALDYFGDDRDHALHLEPGGEDFLSPSLGSADLMARVLAPATFATWLSRVLPDDAPARLVPARVTDPTDGRLAHLDGLNLSRAWMLERIAGALPDDDARRAAYVACSSAHRDVALAAIDGAHYAGSHWLGTFACYLLTR